One Campylobacter lari DNA segment encodes these proteins:
- a CDS encoding TonB-dependent receptor yields the protein MFLSAHSEEANINLEQSIAIAEIEEDIDNGLKNMIVLDKKWISKNGFNSITQALEKIPEVNFVNFGLGSSIDIRGQGNKSNTAVKIMVDGKSINTLDSSHNIAPINSIDINNIERIEVIPGGGSILYGNGAKGGVVNIVTQKAKKEYFSFNTNFQSQRSGIDGGNFGFNMSKMIKDGVFFGLNMQAYNKNGFIQGYHEKGYYANANIFTHVGDNGTLLLDYNYFQNTDTNKGYLTYSQINSKQDTINQDENIVKTTMPQLGIKYDLFLQDNLEFSFETFLQRQKVQYLKDTVSLMGVKAYQDGSEFKDDLFGVKFKAKYYYLHNSNIISGYEFLNHNAKRKSLLQYNVPNIILYHNMTTLMDMNKQSHSFFTLNSHSFNDVFTLLSGFRYEWSGYKTNRSFRNQMDVNFPSANFPKDELLEFSSQSNSSNFALELTPSIKYSDTGIIYFKYEKGFISPNPSQLVNKEQKNQKYYSTDLNSEIFNSFEIGFNDLLWNFYGINLKMFYTQSKDEISYIGNPHSISGSWWKYYNIEETRRFGMELNTEQKIIKDTLIFKEGLTYIDAKISKGINNGMKIPYVSKIKTFFGIDYYLNSNLNTFIDLSYYSKAKEGGIVDENSGKIIKSNWIKDYMITNIGLSYNYKNFQMSAGIRNLFDEKYFTYQDSINDQYLLGKRRNYYAEFRYILD from the coding sequence ATGTTTTTAAGCGCACATAGTGAAGAAGCAAATATAAATTTAGAACAATCTATTGCAATCGCTGAAATTGAAGAAGATATTGATAATGGATTAAAAAATATGATTGTTTTAGATAAAAAATGGATTTCTAAAAATGGATTTAATTCTATTACTCAAGCTTTAGAAAAAATACCAGAAGTGAATTTTGTTAATTTTGGTTTAGGGTCTAGTATTGATATAAGGGGTCAAGGTAATAAATCAAATACAGCTGTAAAAATTATGGTAGATGGAAAATCTATTAACACTTTAGATAGTTCTCATAATATAGCACCTATTAATAGTATTGATATTAACAATATTGAACGAATAGAAGTGATTCCAGGTGGTGGTTCTATATTATATGGAAATGGTGCCAAAGGCGGTGTTGTTAATATAGTTACTCAAAAAGCAAAGAAAGAGTATTTTTCATTTAATACGAATTTTCAAAGCCAAAGAAGTGGAATAGATGGTGGAAATTTTGGTTTTAATATGAGTAAAATGATAAAAGATGGTGTATTTTTTGGTTTAAATATGCAAGCTTATAATAAAAATGGTTTTATACAAGGATATCATGAAAAAGGGTATTATGCTAATGCAAATATTTTTACCCATGTTGGCGATAATGGGACTTTATTGCTTGATTATAATTATTTTCAAAATACAGACACAAATAAAGGATATTTAACGTATTCTCAAATCAACTCCAAGCAAGATACAATAAATCAAGATGAAAATATAGTCAAAACAACTATGCCTCAATTGGGCATTAAATATGATTTATTTTTGCAAGATAATTTAGAATTTTCCTTTGAAACTTTCTTACAAAGACAAAAAGTTCAATACTTAAAAGATACAGTCTCTTTAATGGGTGTTAAAGCATATCAAGATGGAAGTGAATTTAAAGATGATCTTTTTGGGGTAAAATTTAAAGCTAAATATTATTATTTGCATAATTCAAACATTATTTCTGGTTATGAGTTTTTAAATCATAATGCTAAGCGTAAAAGTTTATTGCAATATAATGTCCCAAATATCATTTTATATCACAATATGACGACATTGATGGATATGAATAAGCAAAGTCATTCATTTTTTACTTTAAATTCTCACTCTTTTAACGATGTTTTTACCTTATTGAGTGGTTTTAGATATGAATGGAGTGGTTATAAAACAAATAGATCTTTTAGAAATCAAATGGATGTAAATTTCCCATCTGCTAATTTCCCTAAAGACGAGTTGTTAGAGTTTAGTTCTCAATCAAATAGTAGTAATTTTGCTTTAGAGTTAACACCTAGTATTAAATATTCAGACACTGGAATTATATATTTTAAATACGAAAAAGGTTTTATTTCTCCAAATCCATCCCAACTAGTAAATAAAGAACAAAAAAATCAAAAATATTATTCCACTGACTTAAATTCTGAAATTTTCAATAGCTTTGAAATTGGATTTAATGACTTATTGTGGAATTTTTATGGCATAAATTTGAAAATGTTTTATACTCAAAGCAAAGATGAAATTTCATATATTGGAAATCCGCACTCAATCTCTGGTTCATGGTGGAAATACTATAACATAGAGGAGACAAGACGTTTTGGTATGGAGTTGAATACAGAACAAAAAATCATAAAGGATACTTTAATATTTAAAGAAGGATTGACTTATATTGATGCAAAAATTTCTAAAGGCATAAACAATGGGATGAAAATTCCTTATGTGTCTAAAATAAAAACATTTTTTGGTATTGATTATTATTTGAATTCAAATTTAAATACTTTTATTGATTTGAGTTATTACTCAAAAGCTAAGGAAGGTGGTATTGTTGATGAAAATAGTGGAAAGATAATTAAAAGTAATTGGATTAAAGATTATATGATAACTAATATTGGGTTGAGTTATAATTATAAAAATTTTCAAATGTCTGCTGGTATACGTAATTTATTTGATGAAAAGTATTTTACATATCAAGATAGTATAAATGATCAATATTTATTAGGCAAGCGTAGAAATTACTATGCTGAGTTTAGGTATATCCTTGATTAA
- the hemW gene encoding radical SAM family heme chaperone HemW: MHLYIHIPFCESKCFYCSFTSLKKKDFEKDYLNALMQDIKYQLDFFKLDKNSIKTVFVGGGTPSLMEVSFYEKIFIFLQSYLHKDSEISIEANPNSSNFSWLKEIKNLGFNRISFGVQSFHEKKLQFLGRIHDQKSIFTSIENAKKAGFDNINLDLIYDTKLDDKKMLDYEISNLALLDISHVSAYNLTIEEKTRFAKKFHFKKNAPRLAKYFIKAIENLDYKQYEISNFGQICKHNLAYWQGKDYIGCGLSAVGFLKNQRFYTKKSLKDYIANPCFRELENLNSKDLRLEHIFLGLRSIIGVDEAKLEPLEKDKAIFLNKKGKLVYKNGIFYNTNYLLSDELALYIST, from the coding sequence ATGCATTTATATATACATATACCATTTTGCGAAAGTAAGTGTTTTTATTGTTCTTTTACCTCGCTTAAAAAAAAGGACTTTGAAAAAGATTATTTAAATGCCTTAATGCAAGATATAAAATATCAACTAGATTTTTTCAAGCTTGATAAAAATTCCATAAAGACTGTTTTTGTAGGTGGTGGTACGCCTAGTTTAATGGAAGTTAGTTTTTATGAGAAAATATTTATTTTTTTACAAAGTTATTTACACAAAGATAGTGAAATCAGCATAGAAGCAAACCCCAACTCGAGTAATTTTTCTTGGCTTAAAGAGATAAAAAATTTAGGTTTTAATCGTATTTCTTTTGGAGTGCAAAGTTTTCATGAAAAAAAATTACAATTTCTTGGGCGTATTCATGATCAAAAAAGTATTTTTACTAGTATAGAAAATGCAAAAAAAGCAGGATTTGATAATATAAATTTAGACTTAATTTATGATACAAAACTTGATGATAAAAAAATGCTTGATTATGAAATTTCCAATCTTGCCTTACTTGATATTAGCCATGTAAGTGCTTATAATCTAACTATAGAAGAAAAGACAAGATTTGCTAAAAAATTTCATTTTAAAAAAAATGCACCACGTCTTGCAAAGTATTTTATTAAAGCGATTGAAAACCTTGATTATAAACAATATGAAATCAGTAATTTTGGACAAATTTGCAAACACAACCTTGCTTACTGGCAAGGAAAAGACTATATAGGCTGTGGTTTAAGTGCGGTAGGATTTTTAAAAAATCAAAGATTTTATACTAAAAAAAGTTTAAAAGATTATATAGCAAATCCTTGTTTTAGAGAGCTTGAAAATTTAAATTCAAAAGATTTGCGTTTAGAACATATTTTTCTAGGGCTTAGAAGTATTATAGGGGTAGATGAAGCAAAGCTAGAACCTTTAGAAAAAGATAAGGCGATTTTTCTTAACAAAAAAGGAAAGTTAGTCTATAAAAATGGAATTTTTTATAACACCAACTACCTTTTAAGTGATGAGCTAGCTTTATATATTAGTACTTAA